In one window of Thermodesulfovibrionales bacterium DNA:
- the argS gene encoding arginine--tRNA ligase — protein MKKSVKTIIEQVVQRIGGEGISVELEIPREEHFGDLSTPVAMGLAKALRQSPRKIAEEIVRSLGTLEAFEKIEIAGPGFINFTFSRKYLSAQFMDLLKHKKAFLREEVGKGKRIQIEFVSANPTGPLHLGHGRGAAVGAALSNLLEAGGYEVEREYYINDAGRQVKILGLSVFAKYQQFLGIEYPFPEDGYRGGYIEGIARKIIDLQGKRYSETSFQDAAEFFTDFSYREMLREIEKDLKDFGIVFDAWQSERELYTTNDVENAVDDLRHRRHLYEKDGALWFQATRFHDDKDRVIVKSDGEYTYFASDIAYHRKKIEKGFDEIVDIWGADHHGYISRLKAVIEALGYPPDHLRVLLVQMVTLLRGGKPVQMSKRAGEFVTLREVIDEVGADTTKFIFLTRRPDSHLEFDLEVAKEQSAENPVFYVQYANARINSIFGKAGEKGIRPEDLQEADTALLSAPEELRMVKKLLTYPMIFTGAVLSREPHRITFYLQELAALFHPYYNRYRVITEDAELTKARLALCDAVRIALRDGLEILGLSAPEKM, from the coding sequence ATGAAGAAGAGCGTAAAGACGATCATAGAACAGGTTGTACAGAGGATCGGCGGTGAGGGTATTTCGGTGGAACTCGAAATACCGCGGGAAGAACATTTCGGGGATCTTTCGACTCCCGTCGCCATGGGTCTGGCAAAGGCCCTCAGGCAATCACCGAGGAAGATCGCTGAGGAGATCGTCCGTTCCCTTGGAACCCTGGAGGCCTTCGAAAAGATCGAGATCGCCGGGCCCGGTTTCATAAACTTCACCTTCTCAAGGAAATACCTTTCTGCCCAATTCATGGACCTCCTGAAGCATAAGAAGGCCTTTTTGAGGGAAGAGGTGGGCAAGGGAAAGAGGATACAGATAGAATTTGTGAGCGCCAATCCGACGGGGCCGTTACACCTGGGCCACGGACGGGGCGCTGCCGTTGGCGCAGCGCTCTCAAACCTCCTCGAGGCCGGAGGATATGAGGTTGAGAGGGAATATTACATCAATGACGCAGGGAGACAGGTGAAGATCCTGGGACTCTCGGTCTTCGCGAAGTACCAACAGTTCCTCGGGATTGAGTATCCCTTTCCTGAAGATGGATACCGGGGAGGCTATATTGAGGGCATAGCAAGGAAGATCATCGATCTCCAGGGAAAGAGATATTCCGAGACGAGCTTTCAGGATGCTGCAGAGTTCTTTACAGATTTTTCCTATAGGGAGATGCTCAGGGAGATAGAGAAGGACCTGAAGGACTTTGGAATCGTCTTTGATGCCTGGCAGAGCGAGCGCGAGCTTTACACAACGAATGATGTGGAGAACGCGGTTGATGATCTCAGGCACCGGAGACATCTCTATGAGAAGGACGGCGCCCTTTGGTTTCAGGCAACGAGGTTCCATGACGACAAAGACAGGGTCATCGTCAAGAGCGACGGGGAGTATACCTATTTCGCTTCGGACATCGCTTATCACAGGAAGAAGATCGAGAAGGGCTTTGATGAGATCGTCGATATCTGGGGCGCAGACCATCATGGATATATTTCGAGGCTGAAGGCTGTGATCGAGGCATTGGGGTATCCGCCTGACCACCTCAGGGTCCTCCTTGTTCAGATGGTGACCCTTCTCAGGGGAGGGAAACCTGTCCAGATGTCAAAGAGGGCCGGCGAATTTGTCACCCTGAGAGAGGTGATAGACGAAGTCGGAGCAGATACGACGAAGTTCATCTTTCTCACGAGACGGCCTGACAGCCATCTTGAATTCGACCTTGAGGTGGCGAAGGAGCAGTCAGCAGAGAACCCGGTCTTCTATGTGCAGTACGCGAATGCCAGGATCAACAGTATCTTCGGCAAGGCCGGAGAAAAGGGGATAAGGCCGGAAGACCTTCAGGAAGCCGACACCGCTCTTCTCTCGGCGCCGGAAGAACTGAGGATGGTTAAGAAGCTCCTGACGTATCCCATGATCTTTACAGGGGCCGTCCTTTCCCGTGAACCTCACAGGATAACATTCTATCTCCAGGAACTGGCGGCACTGTTCCATCCTTACTACAACAGGTATCGGGTAATCACTGAAGATGCTGAACTCACCAAGGCACGCCTTGCCCTCTGCGATGCTGTACGGATCGCACTGAGAGATGGCCTCGAGATCCTTGGTCTCAGTGCACCCGAGAAGATGTAA
- the hypE gene encoding hydrogenase expression/formation protein HypE: MDKILLGHGSGGKLMHELIGGHFGPAFGMSGYGDSAILDISINPERLAFTTDSYVVSPIFFPGGNIGELAVYGTVNDLSMVGARPLYLSSGFIIEEGFSLSDLKTIVSAMAKAAEYAGVRIVAGDTKVVNKGKGDGIFINTAGIGLVPDGVEISSSRIRKGDKVLISGEIGNHGIAVMAERNGISFDPPVVSDTKPLNGLVSSMLGASKEIHFMRDPTRGGLATTLKEAAKESGLCIRIREDSLPVPGQVKGACELLGFDPLYIANEGILVAVVASADADPLISAMKRHPYGANAWIIGEVENSPEGMVLLETSIGGTRILDMLLGEQLPRIC, encoded by the coding sequence ATGGATAAGATACTGCTCGGACATGGAAGCGGCGGAAAGCTCATGCACGAATTGATAGGAGGTCATTTCGGACCTGCCTTTGGTATGAGCGGATACGGTGATTCGGCAATCCTCGATATCAGTATCAATCCGGAAAGGCTTGCCTTTACGACAGATTCCTATGTCGTCTCGCCGATCTTCTTCCCGGGAGGGAATATCGGCGAACTCGCTGTTTATGGGACCGTAAACGACCTCTCCATGGTCGGAGCAAGGCCTCTCTACCTCTCTTCAGGCTTTATCATAGAAGAAGGCTTCTCGCTGTCAGACCTGAAGACTATTGTTTCAGCGATGGCAAAGGCTGCCGAATATGCAGGGGTCAGGATCGTTGCAGGCGATACGAAGGTCGTGAACAAGGGAAAGGGTGACGGCATATTCATCAACACGGCAGGTATCGGACTTGTTCCCGACGGAGTGGAGATCTCTTCTTCCAGGATAAGGAAAGGCGATAAGGTCCTGATAAGCGGTGAAATCGGCAATCACGGAATAGCGGTGATGGCTGAGAGAAACGGTATATCCTTTGATCCTCCTGTTGTGAGCGATACGAAGCCTCTCAACGGTCTTGTATCGTCGATGCTTGGGGCCTCGAAGGAGATACACTTTATGAGAGACCCTACCAGGGGAGGCCTTGCAACGACGCTTAAAGAGGCGGCAAAGGAGTCCGGTCTCTGCATAAGAATAAGGGAGGATTCCCTTCCTGTTCCGGGACAGGTAAAGGGCGCCTGTGAACTCCTCGGTTTCGATCCCCTCTATATCGCGAATGAAGGGATCCTTGTGGCCGTTGTGGCATCGGCAGATGCGGATCCTCTCATCTCAGCCATGAAGAGACATCCTTACGGAGCCAATGCGTGGATCATAGGAGAGGTGGAAAATTCTCCTGAAGGGATGGTCCTCCTCGAGACATCGATAGGCGGCACGCGCATCCTCGATATGCTACTTGGAGAACAGCTGCCGAGGATATGCTGA
- the hypD gene encoding hydrogenase formation protein HypD: protein MKTMIAGIRRMTERIGRPVKLMEVCGTHTVAIFRHGIRSVIPDEISLLSGPGCPVCVTSIRDVDSAIAISKIDKVVLMTFGDMMRVPGGRQTLDDVRAEGTDIRIVYSPMDALKFAMEEKDKEIVFFATGFETTSPVIAGTLAEAEMSEVGNFYIYSAHKLVPPALKALLDSADVMVDGFILPGHVSTIIGKHPYEFLASQYGIPSVITGFGAEDIITGIYLLIKQLVEKRAEVEIQYKTVVREEGNPKAVAMISTYFEPADAHWRGIGLIPGSGLKLRDEFVRFDAIKKFHPEVPFYPEPSACSCGDVLRGVKVPLDCPLFATACTPENPVGACMVSTEGSCAAYYKYGAHYG, encoded by the coding sequence ATGAAGACGATGATTGCCGGAATACGACGGATGACCGAAAGGATCGGCAGACCGGTGAAACTCATGGAGGTCTGCGGGACCCATACCGTCGCCATTTTCAGGCACGGCATCAGGAGTGTCATACCAGACGAGATAAGCCTGTTGAGCGGCCCGGGCTGCCCGGTCTGTGTCACATCGATAAGAGATGTCGATTCTGCCATCGCAATTTCGAAGATCGATAAGGTTGTTCTCATGACCTTCGGAGATATGATGAGAGTCCCCGGCGGCAGGCAGACCCTCGACGATGTGAGGGCAGAGGGCACCGACATCCGGATCGTCTATTCCCCCATGGATGCTCTGAAATTTGCCATGGAGGAGAAGGATAAGGAGATCGTATTCTTTGCGACAGGGTTTGAAACGACTTCCCCTGTCATCGCCGGAACTCTCGCCGAGGCCGAGATGAGTGAAGTCGGCAACTTTTATATTTACTCTGCCCACAAGCTCGTCCCGCCCGCGCTGAAGGCGCTCCTCGATTCGGCTGATGTCATGGTTGACGGCTTCATACTCCCTGGCCACGTGAGCACGATCATCGGTAAGCATCCTTACGAATTCCTGGCGTCGCAGTACGGCATACCCTCCGTGATAACGGGGTTCGGCGCTGAGGATATTATCACTGGAATCTATCTTCTCATAAAACAGCTTGTGGAGAAGAGGGCTGAGGTCGAGATACAATACAAAACGGTCGTAAGGGAAGAGGGCAATCCGAAGGCCGTCGCGATGATCAGCACGTATTTCGAGCCCGCCGATGCCCACTGGCGCGGCATCGGACTGATCCCGGGAAGCGGCCTCAAGCTCAGGGATGAATTCGTGAGATTTGATGCGATAAAGAAGTTTCATCCTGAAGTCCCTTTCTATCCTGAGCCCTCGGCCTGTTCCTGTGGCGACGTCCTGCGGGGTGTCAAGGTTCCTCTTGATTGTCCCCTCTTCGCAACGGCCTGTACCCCTGAGAACCCTGTGGGCGCGTGCATGGTGAGCACCGAAGGGAGTTGCGCGGCTTACTATAAGTACGGAGCCCACTATGGATAA